One genomic region from Epinephelus fuscoguttatus linkage group LG8, E.fuscoguttatus.final_Chr_v1 encodes:
- the oxr1a gene encoding oxidation resistance protein 1a isoform X4: MFSRRVKDQEKRLTPKYTCVVSLTEYHRRIDALNSEDLRSLCKRLQITTKEEVNSKHGTSIKTELEPETFKPNLREASDLLEADQIEKLARNLPPRTIGYPWTLAFGTSKHGMSIKTLYRAMQGQDTPVLMVIKDSDGQVFGALASEPFKVSDGFYGTGETFLFTFNPEFEVYKWTGDNMFFIKGDMDSLAFGGGSGEFGLWLDGDLYHGRSHSCKTFGNPMLSKKEDFYVQDIEIWAFE; encoded by the exons ATGTTTTCTAGGAGGGTGAAAGACCAAGAGAAACGACTGACCCCTAAGTATACCTGT GTAGTGTCTCTGACGGAGTACCACCGTCGGATTGATGCGCTAAACAGTGAAGATCTGCGCTCGCTCTGCAAACGACTCCAG ATCACCACCAAGGAAGAGGTGAATTCCAAACATGGCACATCCATCAAGACAGAGCTGGAGCCTGAAACATTCAAACCCAACCTCAGAGAAGCCAGTGATCTCCTGGAAGCCGACCAGATAGAAAAG CTTGCCAGGAATCTCCCACCACGGACCATTGGGTACCCATGGACACTGGCTTTTGGAACATCAAAGCATGGCATGAGCATTAAGACGCTGTACAGAGCCATGCAGGGCCAGGACACCCCAGTGCTCATGGTCATTAAGGACAGCGATGGCCAG GTGTTCGGTGCGCTGGCATCTGAGCCCTTTAAAGTCAGCGACGGCTTTTATGGCACAGGAGAGACTTTCCTGTTCACCTTCAATCCAGAGTTTGAG GTGTACAAATGGACAGGTGACAACATGTTCTTCATCAAAGGAGATATGGATTCCTTAGCTTTTGGTGGAGGAAG CGGTGAGTTTGGCCTGTGGCTGGACGGAGATCTCTACCACGGCAGGAGTCATTCCTGTAAAACATTTGGGAACCCCATGCTCTCGAAAAAGGAGGATTTCTATGTTCAGGACATAGAGATCTGGGCTTTTGAATAA